ATCTGACTGCACCCGATAAAGAAGCAAGAGAAGCTCTGTTGGTTAAATGGAGAGCGCGAGAAGGATACGAAGCCTCAAAAAAAGCCGACGGATCGCTGGATAAAGATACCCAAGAGGCTATTAAATCTCTTAACGCTATGAGAGAGTTTGCCGAAAGAAACGCCGTCGAGGGAACTCCCTATATCTATCTTGTCGATCGCGAAGCAAACAAGGTAGAGAGATTGATCGCGGGTTACGCCGAATCGATCGGCGAACAGATTAAAGCGTGGTATCTCTCAAACAACAATCAAACGGGAGAAAAGCGATGAGATTAAATCAGGCGATACTAGTAAGCGCATTAACCATATTAACTCCGATCCTATTATTGATCCTTAACGGCTGCTCTCTGCTCCCTTACGATAGCGATTACTCCTGCGCTTACAGCGAAGGCTACGGAAAATGTTTGAGCGCCAGAGATAACTACGAACTATCTCAAATGAGCGAAAACGAGCGATCGCGTTATCTTGGGAAAGCAAACAGCGTCGAAACCTCCTCAAACTATAGCTATTGCGATCGGCTTAGAGAAAGTTGCGGTTGCCCGAATAACGAATGCTTTGATTTTGAAACTCTCCAAAGCCTGAATAGAAGCGGTTGCTTAACGCCAAGCGAAATAATCGCTTTGGAAAATCACGAAGCTCTGCTCTATATAGAGCGGTTATTGTTAGATCGAAGGGCGATTGAACATAGAACGCCTAGCGATAAGAGCGTAGCTAAAGGCGATAGCAACGCTAACGAAGACTTGATTAACGCAAACGGCAAACAAGCTAAGGTCGTTATAGCCGATGCTGGGTTAGATTACGGCGATAGCGATAGCGTTAATAACAGACCCTTATCTCAATCTTGCGATTATCCAAACCTTAAAGACGGCGATACGATCAGAGTAGAGGTCTATAGGGCTTGGCTTAGAAAGATGCCTAACGCCGCCTATCCCGTCGATAACGGCTTTGAAGCAAAACGAGGCGATCAATACGCCGTTAAAGGCAGTAAATGCGGTTGGGTTGAATTGGATAACGGACGCTATATCCATCAGTCGATCGTGTCTGTTATTAACAAGGAGTTAAACAATGATTAAACGGCATTTAATCGCTATTCCAAAGGCTTTTACAATCATTACTTTCGCTTTCTTCTCCGCGCTTGCCTTTAATGGTTGCGCCTCTAAGACGATCGTTGAAATAGACGAGCGCGATATAGGCGATACGCTCTTAAAGGTCGATCCAGAGTTTGCCGTAGATAATCAATCCTCCGCGTTAAGGGCAAACTACGGAGCGGATACCCGCGTCCCTATGCGAACTCAACCCAAGTCGGCGGAGTTAATAATCGCCCCCCATACTACCAAAGACGGCGTATATCACGGATATTCGGCAGTGTGGATCGTAATCGAGGAAGGCGATTGGGCGTTAGGCAGATTCGATAACGGTAGCGTCCCAGCTAACGCTCGCGGCAGAGTCGTGATAACGCCGCTAAAGTAACGATGAACGAGGACAAAGCGATGATCGTTAAAGAAACAATGGCAAATCGATGAAGCTATTCTCCAAACATTCGGCGCAATCCGAAACTACGGCGCAAATAGAAGAAAGCCAGCTCGCCGAGATGAACGAAA
This Helicobacteraceae bacterium DNA region includes the following protein-coding sequences:
- a CDS encoding TraV family lipoprotein, which produces MIKRHLIAIPKAFTIITFAFFSALAFNGCASKTIVEIDERDIGDTLLKVDPEFAVDNQSSALRANYGADTRVPMRTQPKSAELIIAPHTTKDGVYHGYSAVWIVIEEGDWALGRFDNGSVPANARGRVVITPLK